The region CGTAATAGTGCAGCATTGCCATGAAGCGTATTATTCCTGCCAACTCTGTGGACAAAGCCCACAGCTACCCGATATATAGATAGTTATTGAAACTGGTACAAACACAATCCTTTACAGACGTCTATCCAGACAGGATTATGCACAATAATGATTGATCTTCACGTTCACACTACGCTCAGCTCCGGCGAGCAGACACCCGCAGCGGCAATGCGCTTTGCAAAGGCTGCGGGTTACCGTGCAATTGCATTCACAGACCATGCAGATGCAACCAATATGCAACATATCTTAGAAAGCATGTTGCCGATGATACGCACCTACTCTTTATACTCCGGTATTGATTTGTACGCAGGAATTGAGCTTACCCATGTTCCTCCCCAGCTTATTCCCGATACAATTACCGAAGCGCGGAGCATGGGCGCACAACTCGTTTGTGTTCACGGACAAACCATTGCAGATATTGTTGATGAAGGAACAAACCTTGCCGCCATTGAAGGCGGTGCAGACTACCTTGCGCACCCCGGGCTTATTACAGAACAGGAAGCATTGCTTGCCGCAGAAAAAAAAGTGTATCTTGAAGTAACCGCCCGACCAGAGCATGCTTTGACAAACGGTCACCTTGTTAAGGTTGCGGAACTTACAGGCGCTCCGCTTATTTTAAATAACGGGGGGTACCGAGGGTATGACTTTATCAACAAAGATAGACGCCGCGCCATTGCTCTTGGTGCTGGCATGTCTAAAGATCAATATCAGCAAACAGAAAACAATTCCCGCATGATCGTTTCAAAAATGATGATGCTCTAACTATGTGACGGCACGTTTTATTTCAGGAGTTTTTATGAATTCTGCTCGAACTATTTTCGCCTCTGCACTTACGTTTCTGCTTTTACTCTCAACTGCTCCTGCTTTTGCAGAGCCTTCCAGTTCTGCTAATGAAAAAAGTACGCAGGCATTTTACGAAACAATCCGTTCAAACCCGCTCACCCTTCGCGGTTTTATTTCCGGCATGCCAAAGGGTGCAGATTTACGCGTGCGGTTGCAAGAATCTATCTTCCCTGAAGATTACCTACTGCTTGCTGAAAAAGAAAACTACTGCATTACATTACCAAGCTATTTTGCAGTACCACCACTCAACG is a window of Halodesulfovibrio sp. DNA encoding:
- a CDS encoding histidinol phosphate phosphatase domain-containing protein, with translation MIDLHVHTTLSSGEQTPAAAMRFAKAAGYRAIAFTDHADATNMQHILESMLPMIRTYSLYSGIDLYAGIELTHVPPQLIPDTITEARSMGAQLVCVHGQTIADIVDEGTNLAAIEGGADYLAHPGLITEQEALLAAEKKVYLEVTARPEHALTNGHLVKVAELTGAPLILNNGGYRGYDFINKDRRRAIALGAGMSKDQYQQTENNSRMIVSKMMML